In the genome of Caldilineales bacterium, one region contains:
- the sufC gene encoding Fe-S cluster assembly ATPase SufC, which translates to MSSVLEIKDLHVNVGDSEILKGVTLTIHQGEVHALMGPNGSGKSTMAYAIAGHPHYEITSGDVLLDGASILDLEPDERAKLGVFLAFQYPVAIPGVSFANFLRAAVSNVRGYKDRARAEAETATVKKEIGSELMPMREFRKELVTKMDRFNVDRAFAQRYLNDGFSGGEKKRGEVLQMAMLQPKIAILDESDSGLDIDALRVVADGINKLVADGMGALLITHYQRILNYVKPDKVSIFYKGRVATTGGPELAHVLEERGYGWVENEFALQMA; encoded by the coding sequence ATGTCTTCCGTTCTCGAAATCAAAGATTTGCACGTCAATGTTGGCGATAGCGAAATCCTCAAGGGCGTGACCCTGACCATCCACCAGGGCGAAGTCCACGCCCTGATGGGGCCGAATGGCTCCGGCAAGAGCACCATGGCCTACGCCATCGCCGGCCACCCCCACTACGAAATCACCTCCGGCGATGTCCTGCTCGATGGCGCCAGCATCCTCGACCTGGAGCCGGACGAGCGGGCCAAGCTGGGCGTCTTCCTGGCCTTCCAATACCCGGTCGCCATCCCCGGCGTCAGCTTCGCCAACTTCCTGCGCGCGGCCGTGAGCAATGTGCGCGGGTACAAGGATCGGGCCAGGGCCGAGGCCGAAACCGCCACGGTCAAGAAGGAAATCGGCTCGGAACTGATGCCGATGCGCGAGTTCCGCAAAGAACTGGTGACGAAAATGGATCGCTTCAACGTCGACCGGGCCTTCGCCCAGCGTTATCTGAACGACGGCTTCAGCGGCGGCGAGAAGAAGCGCGGCGAGGTGTTGCAGATGGCCATGCTCCAGCCCAAGATCGCCATCCTCGACGAGAGCGACTCCGGCCTCGACATCGACGCCCTGCGCGTGGTGGCCGACGGCATCAACAAGCTGGTGGCCGATGGCATGGGGGCGCTGCTGATCACGCATTACCAGCGCATCCTGAATTATGTCAAACCGGACAAGGTCAGCATCTTCTACAAGGGTCGCGTGGCTACCACTGGCGGGCCAGAGCTGGCGCACGTCCTGGAAGAGCGCGGCTATGGCTGGGTCGAAAACGAGTTCGCCCTGCAGATGGCTTAA